Proteins encoded in a region of the Mucilaginibacter sabulilitoris genome:
- a CDS encoding phosphotransferase enzyme family protein, whose protein sequence is MLDQILELYGLHVNDYKITEFGSGLINHTWKVCGAENYILQHINTGVFNNPEAIAQNVAMLQTYLKQTEPSYLFVGPVKAVSGGYMVKASDGGYYRLFPFIENSVTITEIKNQKEAFEAAQQFGKFTYLLKDFNLENLHYTLPQFHDLQLRFDQFKEACSTTNSNRLLIADDAIKEVYKHQDILFVYQQLLEHHKLPLRVIHHDTKISNVLFDKDHNGLCVIDLDTVMPGYYLSDVGDMLRTYLSPANEEERDFSRIEINEECFYAIYKGYLSAMGTALTTAEKEYFTFSGKYMIYMQAIRFLTDFLNGDVYYHTTYKQQNMIRAQNQLTLLKQFIKSEKRFKKFIQYFSFKHANVIN, encoded by the coding sequence ATGCTTGATCAGATCCTTGAACTATATGGGCTCCATGTAAATGACTATAAAATTACGGAATTTGGTTCGGGACTGATCAATCATACCTGGAAGGTGTGCGGTGCCGAAAACTATATTCTTCAGCATATTAATACCGGTGTTTTTAATAACCCGGAAGCAATTGCCCAAAATGTGGCCATGCTGCAAACTTATTTAAAACAAACAGAACCCAGTTATCTTTTCGTAGGCCCGGTTAAGGCGGTATCAGGCGGGTACATGGTAAAAGCAAGCGATGGTGGGTATTACAGGCTTTTCCCTTTTATTGAAAACTCTGTAACCATTACCGAGATCAAAAATCAGAAAGAGGCTTTTGAGGCAGCTCAGCAGTTTGGAAAATTTACATATTTGTTGAAGGATTTTAACCTTGAAAATTTACATTATACACTGCCACAATTTCATGATCTGCAACTTCGGTTTGATCAGTTCAAAGAGGCTTGCAGCACTACCAATAGCAACAGGTTACTAATAGCCGACGATGCTATAAAGGAAGTTTATAAACACCAGGACATACTTTTTGTCTATCAGCAGTTATTGGAACATCATAAATTGCCGCTGCGTGTTATCCATCATGATACCAAGATCAGTAATGTATTGTTCGATAAAGACCATAACGGCCTGTGTGTAATTGATCTGGATACCGTAATGCCCGGCTATTACCTGAGCGATGTAGGCGATATGCTACGCACATACCTTTCCCCGGCCAATGAGGAAGAGCGTGATTTTAGCCGGATAGAGATCAATGAGGAATGTTTTTACGCCATTTACAAGGGCTACCTTTCGGCAATGGGTACGGCGCTTACAACCGCCGAAAAAGAGTACTTCACCTTTTCGGGCAAGTACATGATCTACATGCAGGCCATCAGGTTCCTGACAGATTTTTTAAATGGCGATGTTTATTACCATACCACCTATAAACAGCAAAACATGATCAGGGCGCAAAATCAGTTAACCCTGCTCAAGCAATTCATCAAATCAGAAAAGCGATTTAAAAAGTTTATCCAATATTTCAGTTTTAAGCATGCCAATGTGATAAATTGA
- a CDS encoding Gfo/Idh/MocA family protein gives MDRRTFVKSSAIAAAGFTILPSGSLFANVTGKARLGYIGVGARGMSHIAEGALRDDVEIVAICDTQEHSLNICREFLAKKGRPAAKEYTGSADAYKKLLERNDIDAVIIATPWQFHYEQSIDGMKAGKYVGCEVIAGLTVDEHWDIVKTSEKTGIPYMTLENVCYRRDVMAALNMVRQGLFGELIHLEGGYQHNLRDVLFNDGKGKYGGKGVEFGPKALSEAQWRTQFNIDRDGDLYPTHGAGPVMNYIDINHGNRFTSLVSFSSKARGLSTYIEELAPGHPNAKINYKNGDVTTTMINCANGETVMLSHDTHLPRPYSLGFRVQGTKGVWMDVNQSVYIEHQAKKDDVWDPAKEWFEKYDHPLWKKHDAEAAGAGHGGMDWFVFNAFVEAVKQKKQTPIDVYDSVTMSVIAPLSTQSVKEGNKTLEFPDFTKGKWQNRKSTFALDDSGF, from the coding sequence ATGGACAGAAGAACATTCGTAAAAAGCAGCGCAATTGCAGCGGCAGGGTTTACCATATTGCCATCGGGCAGTTTATTTGCAAATGTAACCGGTAAAGCACGACTTGGTTACATTGGCGTTGGCGCACGCGGGATGAGCCACATCGCCGAAGGCGCACTGCGCGATGATGTAGAAATTGTAGCAATATGTGACACTCAGGAACATTCGCTAAATATTTGCCGTGAGTTTCTGGCCAAAAAAGGCAGACCTGCTGCTAAAGAATATACCGGTAGCGCCGACGCTTATAAAAAACTGCTTGAACGGAATGATATTGACGCCGTAATTATTGCAACACCATGGCAATTCCATTACGAGCAGTCCATTGATGGCATGAAAGCCGGCAAATATGTGGGTTGCGAAGTTATAGCAGGCTTAACTGTTGATGAGCATTGGGATATTGTTAAAACATCTGAAAAAACCGGCATACCTTATATGACCCTCGAAAATGTATGTTATCGCAGGGATGTTATGGCTGCACTGAACATGGTCAGGCAGGGCTTGTTTGGCGAACTGATACACCTGGAAGGTGGTTATCAGCATAACCTGCGCGATGTTTTATTTAACGATGGCAAAGGTAAATATGGTGGCAAAGGTGTGGAATTTGGGCCAAAGGCTTTAAGCGAAGCACAATGGCGTACCCAGTTCAATATTGACCGTGACGGAGACCTTTACCCTACCCATGGCGCTGGCCCTGTAATGAACTATATTGATATTAACCATGGCAACCGTTTTACCAGCCTGGTTTCGTTCAGTTCAAAGGCACGCGGTCTTTCAACTTATATAGAAGAACTTGCTCCCGGTCACCCGAATGCTAAGATCAATTACAAAAATGGCGATGTAACTACCACTATGATCAATTGTGCCAATGGCGAAACTGTTATGTTATCGCACGATACGCATTTGCCCCGCCCTTACTCGCTTGGCTTTCGGGTTCAGGGTACGAAAGGTGTTTGGATGGACGTAAATCAATCAGTATATATTGAGCATCAAGCCAAAAAGGACGATGTTTGGGACCCGGCGAAGGAATGGTTTGAAAAGTATGACCACCCACTATGGAAAAAGCACGATGCCGAGGCAGCCGGCGCCGGTCATGGCGGTATGGACTGGTTTGTGTTTAATGCCTTTGTAGAGGCTGTTAAACAAAAGAAACAAACCCCAATTGATGTTTACGACTCAGTAACTATGAGTGTAATAGCCCCGCTATCTACGCAATCTGTTAAAGAAGGTAATAAAACACTGGAGTTCCCCGATTTTACAAAAGGGAAATGGCAAAACCGAAAAAGCACTTTTGCTTTGGACGATAGTGGGTTTTAG